Proteins from a genomic interval of Pseudomonas paeninsulae:
- the surE gene encoding 5'/3'-nucleotidase SurE, translating into MRILISNDDGVAAPGLAALYAALADYAECVVIAPDQDRSGASSSLTLDRPLHPCTLPNGFISLNGTPTDCVHLGLNGLLPQVADLVVAGINLGANLGDDVLYSGTVAAALEGRFLARPAFAFSLLSRQPDNLPTAAYFARKLVAAHEQLDLPPRTVLNVNIPNLPLEHIRGIQLTRLGHRARAAAPVKVINPRGKEGYWISVAGDAEDGGPGTDFHAVMQGFVSVTPLQLDRTFQDGLSSLQPWLEGLL; encoded by the coding sequence ATGCGTATTCTGATTTCTAACGATGATGGCGTGGCAGCGCCAGGCCTTGCCGCGCTGTATGCTGCTTTGGCCGATTATGCCGAGTGCGTGGTGATCGCACCCGATCAGGACCGAAGTGGTGCCAGCAGCTCGCTGACCCTCGACCGTCCGCTGCACCCTTGCACCTTGCCCAACGGCTTTATCAGCCTCAACGGTACGCCGACCGACTGTGTGCATCTGGGCCTGAACGGACTGCTGCCGCAGGTGGCAGATCTGGTCGTGGCGGGTATCAACCTGGGCGCTAATCTGGGCGATGACGTGCTCTATTCCGGCACGGTGGCCGCCGCGTTGGAAGGCCGTTTTCTGGCCCGTCCGGCGTTCGCGTTCTCCCTGCTTTCGCGGCAGCCGGATAATCTGCCGACGGCCGCCTATTTTGCGCGCAAGCTGGTGGCGGCTCATGAACAGCTGGATTTGCCACCGCGCACCGTGCTCAACGTGAATATCCCCAACCTGCCGTTGGAGCATATCCGTGGTATCCAGCTGACTCGCCTGGGCCATCGTGCCCGTGCCGCTGCGCCGGTCAAGGTGATCAACCCACGTGGCAAGGAGGGCTACTGGATTTCGGTCGCTGGCGATGCCGAGGATGGCGGGCCGGGCACTGACTTCCATGCGGTGATGCAGGGCTTCGTCTCCGTTACCCCGCTGCAGTTGGATCGTACCTTTCAGGATGGCCTCAGCAGTCTGCAACCTTGGTTAGAGGGTTTGCTCTGA